From Pelagibacterium flavum:
ACGGCGAGCACCGATAATGGTGGCGGCGACAACACCGATGGCAACGATTGCGATGATGATGGTGGCGAGCGCGTTGACGTCTGGCGAAACGCCGAGGCGGATTTTCGAGAAGATCACCATGGGCAGCGTGGACGACCCCGGCCCTGAAACAAAGCTCGCGATCACCAAATCGTCCAGAGAGAGCGTGAAAGCCAGAAGCCAGCCCGCAATAAGCGCCGGGGCGATGATGGGCAAGGTAATATCGAAGAACACTCGCAAGGGCGTTGCGCCCAGGTCCATCGCCGCTTCATCGAGCGAGCGGTCCATATCCACGAGGCGCGAGCGGACGACGACGGTGACATAGGCCATGCAGAAGGTGGAGTGGGCGATAGTAATTGTCGTAAAGCCGCGACCGCCGGGCCAGCCGATCAGCGCTTCCATGGACACAAACAGCAAGAGGGACGAAAGGCCGGTGATCACTTCGGGCATGACAAGAGGCGCCGAGACCATGCCGGTCAGCGCCGTCTTGCCGCGGAACGTTCCGATCCGGGTGAGAGCGATACCGGCCAGCGTGCCGAGCACTGTGGCAATGGTGGCGCTGACAGCGGCAATCTGCAGGCTCAAGAGCCCAGCGGCCACCACCTGCGAGTCATTGAACAGCGATGCGTACCAACGCAGGGAAAATCCGGTCCACACCGTGACCAACCGGCTTTCGTTGAACGAGAACACAACAAGCGAGACGATCGGCGCATAGAGGAACACAAATCCGATGATCGCTATGATGATGGTGAAATATCCGCGCCTCATGCCTCTTTCTCCACAACGGCGTTTTGCGCACGGCTGAGGAGCATGATCGGGACCACGAGGATCACCAGCATAACGATGGCGACGGCCGAAGCGACCGGCCAATCTCGATTGGCAAAGAACTCGTCCCAAAGCACGCGTCCGATCATCAACGTATCGGCACCACCCAGCAGCGAGGGGATGACGAATTCACCGATGGCGGGGATAAAGACCAGCATTGAGCCGGCAATGACGCCGGGCATCGAAAGTGGAAGCGTTATGGTCAGGAATGTCATGAAGGGCCGCGCACCGAGATCGGCAGAGGCTTCGATAAGGCTCTGATCGAGTTTGACCAGCGCAGTGTAGATCGGGAGGATCATGAAGGGCAGGTAGGTATAGACGATACCCACAAACACAGCCCCTTCGGTCTGAAGCATGGTAATCGGCTCATCGGTGATGCCGAGCCCGATCAGAGCGTTGTTGATGATGCCGTTGCGGCCCAGAAATCCCATCCACGCATAGACCCGCAAAAGAAATGACGTCCAGAAGGGAAGGATGACGAGCATGAGCAGCAGGTTGCGGTATTTGTCGTCGGACCGCGCAATGAACCACGCCATGGGGTAGGCGAGGACCAACGAGATGACCGTCGAGATCGCCGCGATGCGAACCGAATTGATGTAGGCGTTGGCGTACAGCGCGTCCTGCAGGATGAACAGGAAGTTCGAAAAATGCAGCGTGATGGACAGGGATTCGTCGGCACCCCAGATGAACATGGGCAGATAGGGCGGCTGGCCCAGCGCAAAAGCGCTGAGAGCGATCTTGAAGACGACGAGCAACGGGATCAGGAAGAATATCGCCAGCCATAGGGAGGGGCCCAGAATTACCGCGCTGCGTCCGGAAATCCCCAGCCGGCGCAGACCGTTGGTGATGAATGTCCACGCCCTGCGCCGGGGAGATGTGAGACCGCCCGTGCTCATGAGGTCAGCACCGCCCCGGCATCGGGCTCCCAGGAGATGAAGACCTTTTCGTCCCAGCTGATGGATTCCGGATCATAGCGTGAGACATTGGTCTGCGAGACATGGATGCGCTTGCCGCTGTCGAGCACGATGCGGAAGACGCTCATGTCACCGAGATAAGCCACGTCCTCAACCAGCCCATGGGTGACGTTGGCATCACCATCGGGGCGTTCGCGCGACAGCACCATCTTTTCTGGTCGGATGGCGTACCAGAGGGTCTGTTCGGGCGCGCAATCGACACCGTGAGAGACATAGATATCGCAACCGGCCTCGACCGAGGCATCGATACGGATGTGATCGTCCTCGTCTTCTGTGACCACCCCTTCGAACATGTTAACTGATCCGACGAACCCGGCAACGAAGCGGGAGTTTGGGAACTCGTAGATCTCCTGTGGTTCACCGATCTGGGCGATCTTGCCGTCGTTCATCACCCCGATGCGGGTCGAAAGTGTCATGGCTTCTTCCTGATCGTGGGTCACCACGATGAAGGTAACGCCAAGGCTCTCCTGGATCTTGACCAGTTCGTACTGGGTTTCTTCGCGCAGCTTCTTGTCAAGCGCGCCGAGGGGCTCGTCAAGGAGGAGCAGCTTGGGGCGCTTGGCCAGTGAGCGCGCCAGAGCGACGCGCTGGCGCTGGCCGCCCGAAAGCTGGTGCGGCTTGCGTTTGGCGAAGGGCTCGAGACGGGTGAGCTTTAAAAGCTCTGCGACACGGTCAGAAATGTCGGACCGCGCCATCCCCTCACGCTTGAGGCCGTAGGCGATGTTGTTTTCAACACTCATATGCGGAAAGAGCGCATAGGACTGGAACATCATGTTGATGGGGCGCTGATAAGGAGGGACATTGGCCATGTCCTGACCGTCGATCTCGATGGAGCCCGTGGTGATCGATTCGAACCCGGCCAGCATGCGCAAAAGTGTCGACTTGCCCGAGCCCGATCCTCCGAGCAGGCAGAAGAGTTCACCCTTGTAGATGTCGAGAGACACATCGTCGACGGCGTAAACGTCGCCGAATGTCTTTGTGACGTTGCGAATGCGCACAAACGGTTTGGCGCCCGCATCACGCCAGGGGCGCGCATCGGCGGCGATCTGAGGCTTTTTCAAAAGAGGATTTCCCCATCCCCGAACAACGGAATTGGCAGGGCACCACAATGTGCCCTGCCATGCAAGTTTGGTCGCTCAGACCCCGGTCTTGATCCGAGTCCAGGCGCGGGTCAAAAGCCGGTCATATGACGGTGAGCGGGCCTTGAGCGGGAAGAGATTGGCCATCACTTCGTCAGTCGGATAGATCGCCGGATCCCCAAGAACTTCGGGGTCGACGAGTTCGTCGGCGGCCGCATTGGGGTTGGCGTACCAGACATAGTTGGTGATGTCGGCAGCGATCTGGGGCTCGAGGATGAAGTTGATGAAGGCGTGAGCCGCTTCAGGGTTCGGCGCATCGGCGGGAATGGCCATCATATCGAACCAGATCGAGGCGCCCTCTTCGGGAATAACGTAGGCAATCTCAATGCCTTGGTCGGCCTCGGCGGCACGATCGGCGGCGATGAAAATGTCACCGGAATACCCCACGGCCAGACAGATTTCACCATTGGCGAGATCGGAGATGTACTGGGAGGAGTGGAAGGAGCGGATATAGGGACGGATCGAGCCGATCAGCTGCTCGGCTGCTTCGAGATCCTCAGGGGCTTCGGAGTTGGGATCAAGGCCGAGATAGTTGAGCGCGGCGGCGACCATTTCGACCGGGGCGTCCAGGATCGAGATGCCGCAATCGGCAAGCTGGGCGGCGATTTCGGGGTCAAAGAGCAGGTCCCAGCTTTGAAGCGGGCCGTCTTCGCCCAGACGTTCGGTGATCGCGCCGATGTTGTAGCCAATGCCGGTTGTACCCCACATGTAGGGGACCGAGTATTGAGCGCCGGGATCGTGGGCATCGACGATGGCCATGATGGCGGGGTCGAGGTTTTCGAGGTTCGGGATCTTGGACTTGTCGAGCGTCTGGAATAGGCCTATCGGAATCTGGCGCTCAAGGAAAAAGCCTGACGGAACAACAACATCGTAGCCCGATGAGCCGGCCAGCAGGCGGGCTTCGACGATCTCATTGGAGTCGAAGACGTCGTAATTGGTGGCGATGCCTGTCTCGGCGGTGAACTTTTCGAGCGTGTCTTCGGCGATGTAGTCGGACCAGTTGTAGATATTGACAGTCTGGTCCTGTGCAACGGCCGAGGTGGCCAGCAGGGAGGCGGTAACACTGAGGAAAATCAATGGCTTGTGCATAGTGACGGAGGTCCCCTTCCGATAAGAAAAAGAGATGGTGACAATGTCGTGCGACTGCTCCGGAGTTACCTCTTGGCGGCGTCAACCACACGGCACTCCCTTCGCCGCTTCACCAATCGAGTACGAGGATCAAACCCCGCGCGCGGACCCGACCGCTAGGCATAAAAAGGTCAATTTCCGCATTACAGGCAAGCGCGATCCCTGAAAAGCGAAATTATCGGCAATGGACGCCTCAAGCGCCAAAATCTTTCCATGCCGGCACCACGAGGTCAACATGGCGGCAAAAGCGGTGGACCAAGGCGAACGGGACCACAAGATTGCGAAACATTGACACCTTGATGACATGGCATGAAAACGCCCCCGCGACGCATGTGGTCGCAGGGGCTGAAATCGTGCACTGAAACTTTGCTCTAGTCGGCTTCGTTGGCTGGCTTGGCGTTGAGCTGGCCGTATTTTTCCACGCCGATCTTGTCGAGGAGGTCGAGTTCGGTTTCGAGGAAGTCGGTGTGGCCTTCCTCATCGGTCAGCAACTCTTCGAACAGGCGCTGGGTGACGTAGTCGCCGAGGTCGTTACAGATCTTGCGGCTCTCGCGGTAAGACGCGATGGCGTCGAGTTCGCCGGCCAGATCGACCTCGAGCACTTCCTTGATGTTCTGGCCGATGCGCAAGGGTGCGACGCGCTGAAGATTGGGATGGCCCTCAAGGAAGATGATGCGATCGATGAGCTTGTCGGCGTGATGCATCTCTTCGATGGATTCGGCCCGCTCCTTTTCCGCGAGGCGTTTGAAGCCCCAATCGTCGAGCAGGCGATAGTGAACCCAATACTGGTTTATGGCCCCCAGTTCGAGAAAGAGCGCTTCGTTAAGCCGCTCGATGATCTTTGCGTCGCCTTTCACTTTCACCTCCTTGGCGCGTGGACTTGCGCAGGGTTTTCATTCTGGACCTAACGTCTACCAGATTGGCGGCGTTCCCGGCCAGTTTGAGGTGATAAGTTTCGGTGACCTTGCCGATAATGTCCACAATGTTTGGCACGCAACCGCAACATTGTCCGCGCTTGCCCAACTCGCGATAGATGTGGGCAGGCACGACAAGCTGCCAAGGATCCTCGTCGAGAATGTCGACGACGATGTCCTCGATGTCAGTTGTCGATATCAGGTTGCACTGGCAAACAAGCATGGCTAACGCAATGTGAGGGCTACACTCAGGTTTGCCCTATACATACGATCCCAAAGGTGATTGTCAACGTCAGCTTTCGTCGCAGGCGTGCAGAACGGTGTTCACTCCCCTGTGTCGTCCGGCGCCTTTGGTGCTTCAGGCTTGCTCTTGTTCCAGGCGATAAAGAAAATATAGACAGCATAAGCGGCCAACCCGCCAAAGATCAGCGCCCAGCCGAAATTGCCGTGATAGATGTCAACGGCGGCGATAATCGCAGGAATGACAACCACCAGGACGCGGCGCCACATGGGGCGAAACCAGGGGTGGTCGGCGTCGTTGTTCATAGTGATCTCCTAACTGTCCACACAACTTGGCGGACATTTATGCTTTATCCCTCGGGGTTGAGGTAATTTGAAAGCGTTTCGGCGCGCCGGGCGGTTTCATCGAGCATGCAGCTTGCGTGAGCAATGGAGCGCATGGAGCCGTTGCCCCACATGCCATACTCGAAACCGCAGCTTTGATCGCGATAGGTAATCCAGGTCCTCTGGGCTTGTTGAAGCGTGGAGAACAGATCGGTTTCGAGGGTTTGCTGGAGCCTTGTGTAATTGGCGTTGAGTTGGCTGTCCCACCAGGCGGTTTCTCGCGCCATGCACTCGACCATGCCAATTGTTGTATAGCCATCCTCCTCAGTGTCCATGCACACATTGGAAGCGGCACCAACGCATTGGGTCTGCCTGCGGACCTCCTGCGGGTTCTCGGCGGCGCGTTTGGGATCGGAAAGTTCGGCAATGCAGCCGGTCATCAGATCGGCGTCGGCGGTGGTGAAAGTCGTCGCATCCTGCGCGGTGGCGGGCAGGGCGATCAACAAGATGGCGGCAATGGCCAGCGGTTTCATAGGGCGTTTCCTTTTGTCGTCGGTTCGGCCGTTGCGGTTTTCAGTGCGGCGTGATGCGGGCGACGAGCCAACGGGCGTTGGAAAAATATTCGCGATGGAGCAAGAGGCCGATCGTTCCGATGGTGACAATAATGGCCAGCCAGCTTGAAACGAACCACGCCACCATGGGAATGGCGAAGTAATAGGACCGGATGCCCGAATTGAAGCGCTGGGCAGCCATGGCGTTGATCCGCGCTATGGTTCTTATTTCTTCGGGCGGAGCGGGCTTGGCGTGATCGAGCGCGCCGATAAGGATGCAGAAGTGGTTGAACTGGCGCAGTGACAGGGTGAACGCAAGAAACGCGTAAACGAACAAGAACAGCAAGACGACATTGTGGAGCTGCAGATCGACCTCGGAATAGGCGGGACCGAAGGTGATGGATGATAGCGCGGGCAAGAATTCCTGCAACTGCCCGATGACTGTAAAGAGCGCGAGGATCAACAGCGCGGTAGTCGACGCAAAAAACGAGACCGAGCTCATAATATTGCCCGACAGGATTGCATCGAGCGGTGTATCGCGGCGCGATGCCTGGGTGACCCAGTTGAACCGCTGCTCGTTCATCAATGCCGACAGCGAAGGGCGGCTGCGGTCCAGCAATCTGGACGCTAGGCCGTAGGAATAGAGCGCCAAAAGCGGAAGCATGGACGCGAAAAGCGCAAAGCCGTTTATCTGCACC
This genomic window contains:
- a CDS encoding ABC transporter permease subunit, which encodes MRRGYFTIIIAIIGFVFLYAPIVSLVVFSFNESRLVTVWTGFSLRWYASLFNDSQVVAAGLLSLQIAAVSATIATVLGTLAGIALTRIGTFRGKTALTGMVSAPLVMPEVITGLSSLLLFVSMEALIGWPGGRGFTTITIAHSTFCMAYVTVVVRSRLVDMDRSLDEAAMDLGATPLRVFFDITLPIIAPALIAGWLLAFTLSLDDLVIASFVSGPGSSTLPMVIFSKIRLGVSPDVNALATIIIAIVAIGVVAATIIGARRQSNA
- a CDS encoding ABC transporter permease subunit; this encodes MSTGGLTSPRRRAWTFITNGLRRLGISGRSAVILGPSLWLAIFFLIPLLVVFKIALSAFALGQPPYLPMFIWGADESLSITLHFSNFLFILQDALYANAYINSVRIAAISTVISLVLAYPMAWFIARSDDKYRNLLLMLVILPFWTSFLLRVYAWMGFLGRNGIINNALIGLGITDEPITMLQTEGAVFVGIVYTYLPFMILPIYTALVKLDQSLIEASADLGARPFMTFLTITLPLSMPGVIAGSMLVFIPAIGEFVIPSLLGGADTLMIGRVLWDEFFANRDWPVASAVAIVMLVILVVPIMLLSRAQNAVVEKEA
- a CDS encoding ABC transporter ATP-binding protein → MKKPQIAADARPWRDAGAKPFVRIRNVTKTFGDVYAVDDVSLDIYKGELFCLLGGSGSGKSTLLRMLAGFESITTGSIEIDGQDMANVPPYQRPINMMFQSYALFPHMSVENNIAYGLKREGMARSDISDRVAELLKLTRLEPFAKRKPHQLSGGQRQRVALARSLAKRPKLLLLDEPLGALDKKLREETQYELVKIQESLGVTFIVVTHDQEEAMTLSTRIGVMNDGKIAQIGEPQEIYEFPNSRFVAGFVGSVNMFEGVVTEDEDDHIRIDASVEAGCDIYVSHGVDCAPEQTLWYAIRPEKMVLSRERPDGDANVTHGLVEDVAYLGDMSVFRIVLDSGKRIHVSQTNVSRYDPESISWDEKVFISWEPDAGAVLTS
- a CDS encoding polyamine ABC transporter substrate-binding protein, with the protein product MHKPLIFLSVTASLLATSAVAQDQTVNIYNWSDYIAEDTLEKFTAETGIATNYDVFDSNEIVEARLLAGSSGYDVVVPSGFFLERQIPIGLFQTLDKSKIPNLENLDPAIMAIVDAHDPGAQYSVPYMWGTTGIGYNIGAITERLGEDGPLQSWDLLFDPEIAAQLADCGISILDAPVEMVAAALNYLGLDPNSEAPEDLEAAEQLIGSIRPYIRSFHSSQYISDLANGEICLAVGYSGDIFIAADRAAEADQGIEIAYVIPEEGASIWFDMMAIPADAPNPEAAHAFINFILEPQIAADITNYVWYANPNAAADELVDPEVLGDPAIYPTDEVMANLFPLKARSPSYDRLLTRAWTRIKTGV
- the bfr gene encoding bacterioferritin; translation: MKGDAKIIERLNEALFLELGAINQYWVHYRLLDDWGFKRLAEKERAESIEEMHHADKLIDRIIFLEGHPNLQRVAPLRIGQNIKEVLEVDLAGELDAIASYRESRKICNDLGDYVTQRLFEELLTDEEGHTDFLETELDLLDKIGVEKYGQLNAKPANEAD
- a CDS encoding lysozyme inhibitor LprI family protein, giving the protein MKPLAIAAILLIALPATAQDATTFTTADADLMTGCIAELSDPKRAAENPQEVRRQTQCVGAASNVCMDTEEDGYTTIGMVECMARETAWWDSQLNANYTRLQQTLETDLFSTLQQAQRTWITYRDQSCGFEYGMWGNGSMRSIAHASCMLDETARRAETLSNYLNPEG
- a CDS encoding DUF599 domain-containing protein, which encodes MQINGFALFASMLPLLALYSYGLASRLLDRSRPSLSALMNEQRFNWVTQASRRDTPLDAILSGNIMSSVSFFASTTALLILALFTVIGQLQEFLPALSSITFGPAYSEVDLQLHNVVLLFLFVYAFLAFTLSLRQFNHFCILIGALDHAKPAPPEEIRTIARINAMAAQRFNSGIRSYYFAIPMVAWFVSSWLAIIVTIGTIGLLLHREYFSNARWLVARITPH